A region from the Agrobacterium cucumeris genome encodes:
- a CDS encoding endonuclease domain-containing protein translates to MADHTGKKAAKRHSGKTAQARKLRRDETDAEYRLWYELKDRRLNGFKFGRQVPLGPYIADFVCREQMLVVELDGSQHASSMHDRQRTLWLNNHGYAVLRFWNHEIFEELSFTLNTILAVLNTKTFPPDHPDRYSPALATGNTVQ, encoded by the coding sequence ATGGCAGACCACACCGGTAAAAAAGCAGCAAAACGCCACTCCGGCAAAACTGCACAAGCCCGAAAACTCCGCCGCGACGAGACCGACGCCGAATACCGCCTCTGGTACGAACTGAAGGACCGGCGGTTGAACGGTTTCAAATTCGGCCGACAAGTCCCTCTTGGCCCTTACATCGCCGATTTCGTCTGCCGCGAACAAATGCTGGTTGTCGAGCTTGACGGATCACAGCACGCCTCTTCCATGCATGACCGGCAAAGAACGCTCTGGCTCAACAATCACGGCTATGCGGTTCTACGGTTCTGGAACCACGAAATCTTCGAAGAGCTTTCCTTTACGCTCAACACCATCCTCGCCGTGCTGAACACTAAGACTTTCCCGCCTGATCATCCCGACCGCTATTCGCCAGCCCTCGCCACCGGGAACACAGTTCAATGA
- the hydA gene encoding dihydropyrimidinase: MTATIIKNGTIVTADLTYKADVKIEGGKITEIGLDLTGGTILDATGCYVMPGGIDPHVHLEMPFMGTYSADDFESGTRAALAGGTTMVVDFCLPEPGQPLLDALQRWDNKATRANCDYSFHMAVTWWGEQVFNDMKTVVLEKGINSFKHFMAYKGALMVNDDEMFASFSRCAELGALPFVHAENGDIVAQMQEKLMAEGNTGPEAHAYSRPPSVEGEATNRAIIIADMAGAPLYVVHTSCEQAHEAIRRARQNGMRVYGEPLIQHLTLDESEYANPDWDHAARRVMSPPFRNHQHQDSLWAGLASGSLQCVATDHCAFTTEQKRFGLGDFRKIPNGTGGLEDRMPLLWTHGVVTGRLTMNEFVAVTSTNIAKILNIYPKKGAILVGSDADIVVWDPALKKTISAASQQSAIDYNVFEGQKIRGLPRFTLSRGLVSIEEGSIETQPGHGQFIARDPYPAVSRALSTWKELVSPRRVERSGIPASGV; this comes from the coding sequence ATGACCGCCACCATCATCAAGAACGGCACCATCGTTACCGCCGACCTCACCTACAAGGCCGATGTAAAAATCGAAGGTGGCAAAATCACCGAGATCGGGCTTGATCTCACCGGCGGCACCATCCTCGATGCTACCGGATGTTACGTCATGCCCGGCGGCATCGATCCGCATGTGCATCTGGAAATGCCGTTCATGGGCACCTATTCCGCCGATGATTTCGAGAGCGGCACGCGGGCGGCACTGGCCGGCGGAACAACCATGGTGGTGGATTTTTGCCTGCCGGAGCCCGGCCAACCGCTTCTCGACGCCCTGCAGCGCTGGGACAACAAGGCGACGCGGGCCAATTGCGACTATTCCTTCCACATGGCCGTTACCTGGTGGGGCGAGCAGGTCTTCAACGACATGAAGACAGTGGTTCTGGAAAAGGGCATCAACTCCTTCAAGCACTTCATGGCCTATAAGGGCGCACTGATGGTGAATGACGACGAGATGTTCGCCTCTTTCTCGCGCTGCGCCGAACTGGGCGCCCTTCCCTTCGTGCATGCGGAAAACGGCGATATCGTCGCGCAGATGCAGGAGAAGCTGATGGCGGAAGGCAATACCGGGCCGGAAGCGCATGCCTATTCCCGCCCGCCCTCGGTGGAAGGCGAGGCCACCAACCGCGCCATCATCATCGCCGATATGGCCGGCGCGCCGCTTTACGTCGTCCACACCTCCTGCGAGCAGGCGCATGAAGCGATCCGCCGCGCCCGCCAAAACGGCATGCGGGTTTATGGCGAGCCACTGATCCAGCACCTGACCCTCGATGAAAGCGAATATGCCAATCCCGACTGGGATCACGCCGCCCGCCGGGTCATGTCGCCGCCCTTCCGCAACCACCAGCATCAGGACAGTCTCTGGGCGGGTCTCGCCTCCGGGTCGCTGCAATGTGTGGCGACCGACCATTGCGCCTTCACCACCGAACAGAAACGCTTCGGGCTGGGTGATTTCCGCAAGATACCAAACGGCACCGGCGGGCTCGAAGATCGCATGCCGCTGCTCTGGACCCATGGTGTGGTGACTGGACGTCTGACGATGAACGAATTCGTCGCCGTCACCTCCACCAACATCGCCAAGATCCTCAACATCTATCCGAAAAAGGGCGCAATCCTCGTTGGCAGCGATGCCGATATCGTCGTCTGGGATCCGGCACTGAAAAAGACCATCAGCGCGGCGAGCCAGCAATCGGCCATCGACTACAATGTCTTTGAGGGACAAAAGATCAGGGGGCTGCCGCGCTTCACCCTGTCGCGCGGTCTCGTCAGCATCGAGGAGGGCAGCATCGAAACCCAGCCGGGCCACGGCCAGTTTATCGCCCGCGATCCCTACCCCGCCGTCAGCCGGGCGCTTTCCACCTGGAAGGAACTCGTTTCGCCGCGCCGGGTGGAACGCAGCGGCATTCCGGCATCGGGTGTGTAA
- a CDS encoding NUDIX hydrolase yields the protein MSTVAKREIIIAAAVLLNERRQMLVVRKRGTTQFMQPGGKIDPGETPEQALRRELAEEIGLTLPDHAAHYEGVFREEAANEPGADVVAHAFTARLNTEVLPQAEIEEVRWLDLDATPDLPIARLTETRMLPLARAALTESETKPR from the coding sequence ATGAGCACTGTAGCAAAACGTGAAATCATCATCGCCGCTGCCGTTCTTTTAAACGAGCGGCGGCAAATGCTGGTGGTGCGCAAGCGCGGCACCACGCAATTCATGCAACCGGGCGGAAAGATCGACCCCGGGGAAACGCCGGAACAGGCCCTGCGCCGCGAACTTGCCGAGGAAATCGGCCTGACCTTGCCAGACCATGCCGCTCATTATGAGGGTGTCTTTCGCGAGGAAGCCGCCAATGAGCCAGGGGCCGATGTCGTTGCCCATGCTTTTACAGCCAGACTTAATACCGAGGTTCTGCCGCAGGCGGAAATCGAGGAAGTGCGCTGGCTCGATCTCGACGCCACGCCCGATCTGCCGATCGCCAGACTCACCGAAACCCGCATGCTGCCATTGGCGCGCGCGGCCCTGACGGAAAGCGAAACCAAGCCACGATGA
- a CDS encoding ABC transporter ATP-binding protein: MNPASPYSVVSARNLGLTFETGDGPVHALSNVDLEVGKGEFVSFIGPSGCGKTTFLRVIADLEKHTSGDITVNGTTPENARRDRSYGYVFQAAALYPWRSIEKNIALPLEIMGYTKAQQRERIDRTMDLVNLNGFGKKYPWQLSGGMQQRASIARALAFDADLLLMDEPFGALDEIVRDHLNEQLLKLWDTTGKTICFVTHSIPEAVYLSTKIVVMSPRPGRVTDVITSTLPRERPLEIRETPEFLAIAHRVREGLKAGHSYEG, from the coding sequence ATGAATCCGGCCTCCCCCTATTCCGTCGTTTCCGCCAGAAATCTCGGCCTCACCTTCGAAACGGGGGATGGGCCGGTACATGCCCTGTCCAATGTCGATCTCGAAGTCGGCAAGGGTGAATTCGTCTCCTTCATCGGCCCTTCCGGCTGCGGCAAGACCACCTTTCTGAGGGTCATTGCCGATCTCGAAAAACACACGTCGGGCGATATCACCGTCAACGGCACGACGCCGGAAAACGCCCGGCGAGACCGATCCTACGGTTATGTCTTTCAGGCCGCAGCACTTTATCCCTGGCGCAGCATCGAAAAGAACATCGCTTTGCCGCTCGAAATCATGGGTTACACCAAAGCCCAGCAGCGCGAACGCATCGACCGCACGATGGACCTCGTCAACCTCAACGGCTTCGGCAAGAAATACCCCTGGCAACTCTCGGGCGGCATGCAGCAGCGCGCCTCCATCGCCCGCGCACTCGCCTTCGATGCCGACCTGCTGCTGATGGACGAGCCCTTCGGCGCGCTGGACGAAATTGTCCGCGATCATCTGAACGAACAGCTGCTGAAACTCTGGGATACGACCGGCAAGACCATCTGCTTCGTCACCCATTCCATTCCGGAAGCGGTTTATCTCTCGACGAAAATCGTCGTCATGTCGCCGCGGCCGGGGAGAGTGACGGATGTGATCACATCCACCTTGCCTCGGGAAAGGCCGCTGGAAATTCGCGAGACACCGGAGTTTCTGGCGATTGCGCATCGCGTGCGTGAGGGGTTGAAGGCGGGGCATAGCTATGAGGGGTGA
- a CDS encoding ABC transporter permease, translating into MTLLRHRILPILTVLLAILIVWHLAVIYLNMPFARDQATRAGQTPSFSQLLPQTFAQERPVLPAPHQIAAELWDTTVNKAITSKRSLVYHAGVTLSATLLGFAIGAALGILLAVAIIHNRAMDRSVMPWIIASQTIPILAVAPMIIVVLNSIGISGLLPKALISTYLSFFPIVVGMVKGLRSPETIQLDLMHTYNASPAQIFWKLRWPAALPYLFTSLKIAIAIALVGAIVGELPTGAVAGLGARLLSGSYYGQTVQIWAALFMAAGVAALLVSIIGIAHAAVLKRMGARP; encoded by the coding sequence ATGACCCTCCTCCGCCACCGCATCCTGCCCATCCTCACCGTCCTCCTCGCCATCCTCATCGTCTGGCACCTCGCCGTCATCTACCTCAACATGCCCTTCGCCCGCGATCAGGCCACCCGCGCCGGCCAGACGCCGAGCTTCTCGCAACTCCTGCCGCAAACCTTCGCGCAGGAGCGCCCGGTCCTCCCCGCCCCGCACCAGATTGCCGCCGAACTCTGGGACACCACCGTCAACAAGGCCATTACCTCCAAGCGCAGCCTCGTCTATCACGCCGGCGTCACGCTCTCGGCCACACTGCTCGGTTTCGCCATCGGCGCTGCGCTCGGCATCCTGCTGGCCGTCGCCATCATCCACAATCGCGCCATGGACCGCTCCGTCATGCCGTGGATCATCGCCAGCCAGACGATCCCCATCCTCGCCGTTGCGCCGATGATCATCGTCGTGCTGAATTCCATCGGCATTTCCGGGTTGCTGCCGAAGGCGCTGATCTCCACCTACCTGTCCTTCTTCCCCATCGTCGTCGGCATGGTGAAGGGGCTGAGAAGTCCCGAAACCATCCAGCTGGACCTGATGCACACCTATAATGCCTCGCCTGCGCAAATCTTCTGGAAGCTGCGCTGGCCCGCTGCACTGCCTTATCTCTTCACCTCGCTGAAGATCGCCATTGCCATTGCGCTGGTCGGCGCCATCGTCGGTGAATTGCCCACGGGAGCCGTCGCCGGTCTCGGCGCGCGGCTGCTTTCCGGCTCCTATTATGGCCAGACGGTGCAGATATGGGCGGCGCTGTTCATGGCCGCCGGTGTCGCAGCGCTTCTGGTGTCCATTATCGGCATCGCCCACGCCGCGGTCCTGAAACGAATGGGAGCAAGGCCATGA
- a CDS encoding ABC transporter permease: MTHPDWFIGAILFWLAAWAFNEWLVRRRFVSPSAKRISGIAVPLLFGLAILVLWEGLVRGFSVPPILLPAPSAILARLAGSLPILWADFRQTFLKSVLTGYVLGCGLGFLVAILIDRSPFLQRGLLPIGNFVSALPVVGIAPIMVMWFGFDWQSKVAVVVIMTFFPMLVNTVQGLAASSHMERDLMRTYAAGWWQTLVKLRLPAAWPFIFNALKINSTLALIGAIVAEFFGTPIVGMGFRISAEMGRSNVDMVWAEIAVAALAGSGFYGLVALAERAVTFWHPSVRGGRT; this comes from the coding sequence ATGACCCATCCCGACTGGTTTATCGGCGCGATCCTGTTCTGGCTTGCCGCCTGGGCCTTCAACGAATGGCTGGTGCGCCGCCGCTTCGTTTCCCCCTCGGCAAAGCGCATCAGCGGCATCGCCGTGCCGCTCCTCTTCGGATTGGCCATCCTCGTCTTGTGGGAAGGTCTGGTGCGTGGTTTTTCCGTACCGCCCATCCTGCTGCCGGCCCCCAGCGCCATTCTTGCCCGCCTTGCCGGCTCCCTGCCGATCCTCTGGGCGGATTTCCGCCAGACTTTCCTCAAATCGGTGCTGACAGGTTACGTGCTCGGCTGCGGCCTCGGTTTCCTCGTCGCCATCCTCATTGATCGCTCGCCCTTCCTTCAACGCGGGCTGCTGCCCATCGGCAATTTCGTCTCCGCTCTGCCTGTCGTCGGCATCGCTCCCATCATGGTCATGTGGTTCGGTTTCGACTGGCAGTCGAAGGTCGCCGTTGTCGTCATCATGACCTTCTTTCCGATGCTGGTGAACACGGTGCAGGGGCTTGCCGCTTCCAGCCACATGGAACGCGACCTTATGCGCACCTATGCCGCCGGCTGGTGGCAGACACTGGTGAAGCTGCGCCTGCCCGCCGCCTGGCCCTTCATCTTCAACGCCCTGAAAATCAACTCCACGCTGGCGCTAATCGGCGCCATCGTCGCGGAGTTCTTTGGCACGCCCATCGTCGGCATGGGTTTCCGCATCTCGGCGGAAATGGGCCGCAGCAATGTCGATATGGTCTGGGCCGAAATCGCGGTCGCCGCGCTCGCAGGCTCCGGCTTTTACGGTCTGGTGGCGCTCGCGGAGCGGGCCGTCACCTTCTGGCATCCGTCCGTCCGTGGGGGACGAACGTAA
- a CDS encoding ABC transporter substrate-binding protein — MKMKLASMLLAGASVVTAFSAQAADKITLQLKWVTQAQFAGYYVAKDKGFYEAEGLDVDIKPGGPDIAPAQVLAGGGADVIVDWLPSALATREKGVPLVNIAQPFKSSGMMLTCLKETGVTKPDDFKGKTLGVWFFGNEYPFLSWMAHLKIPTTGGADGVTVLKQGFNVDPLLQKQAACISTMTYNEYGQVLDAGIKPEDLVTFKYEDEGVATLEDGLYVLEDKLKDAKFKEDMVKFVRASMKGWKWAEENPDDAADIVLENDASGAQTEKHQKRMMGEVAKLTAGSKGALDKADYERTVKTLLGGGSDPVITREPSGAYTTEITDAALK, encoded by the coding sequence ATGAAAATGAAACTTGCATCCATGCTTCTTGCCGGCGCGTCAGTGGTGACGGCATTCAGTGCGCAGGCCGCCGACAAGATTACCCTGCAGTTGAAATGGGTGACCCAGGCACAATTCGCCGGTTATTACGTTGCCAAGGACAAGGGTTTTTATGAAGCCGAAGGCCTTGATGTCGATATCAAGCCGGGCGGCCCGGACATTGCGCCCGCACAGGTTCTGGCCGGTGGCGGCGCTGACGTGATCGTCGACTGGCTGCCATCCGCACTCGCCACCCGTGAAAAGGGCGTGCCGCTGGTCAACATCGCCCAGCCATTCAAATCGTCGGGCATGATGCTCACCTGCCTGAAAGAAACCGGCGTCACCAAGCCCGACGACTTCAAGGGCAAGACGCTCGGCGTCTGGTTCTTCGGCAATGAATATCCGTTCCTGTCGTGGATGGCGCACCTGAAAATCCCGACCACCGGCGGTGCGGATGGCGTCACGGTTCTGAAACAGGGTTTCAACGTCGATCCGCTGCTGCAGAAACAGGCCGCCTGCATTTCCACCATGACTTATAATGAGTACGGACAGGTCCTCGATGCCGGCATCAAGCCGGAAGACCTCGTCACCTTCAAATATGAAGACGAAGGCGTGGCGACGCTGGAAGACGGGCTTTACGTTCTCGAAGACAAGCTGAAAGACGCCAAGTTCAAGGAAGACATGGTCAAATTCGTCCGTGCCTCCATGAAGGGCTGGAAATGGGCGGAAGAAAACCCTGACGATGCCGCAGATATCGTCCTCGAAAACGACGCCTCCGGCGCCCAGACCGAAAAGCACCAGAAGCGCATGATGGGTGAAGTCGCCAAGCTGACTGCCGGCTCGAAAGGCGCGCTCGACAAGGCGGATTACGAACGCACCGTCAAGACGCTGCTCGGCGGCGGGTCCGATCCGGTCATTACCAGGGAACCCTCCGGCGCCTATACCACCGAAATCACCGATGCGGCGCTGAAATAG
- a CDS encoding efflux RND transporter periplasmic adaptor subunit has protein sequence MQHKFTFNRFVFLLLSATALPFSAAAEGEAQAPAKQQNLPSIIVAHAAKRDLVDRIIATGTIRPVDEIYVQPLVDGLSIDTLNADIGDRVEANAVLAVLSSDSLVLQKSQLEANKAKAEASVTQSKAQVLEAQANLNDALRQRDRAAKLGQSGSGSVSETEKTEAAAQVAQARLEAARQAVSAGEADIKVVAAQIDDIDLKLTRTGVKTPVAGIVSAKNAKVGAIASGAGNPLFTVIKDGAIELVADLSETDIQKVKAGQKTYLTVAGGAQKIEGKVRLVSPTVDPTTRLGSVHVVLPENSPARSGMYASAEIIVEETNALALPLSAVTSGREGSTTRRVEGDVVKQVKIETGIEDSGFIEIVSGLTAGDKVVEKAGAFVRDGDRIRPVEAQTAASN, from the coding sequence ATGCAGCATAAATTTACCTTCAACCGCTTTGTTTTCCTCCTTCTTTCCGCAACGGCACTGCCCTTTTCGGCTGCCGCCGAAGGCGAAGCGCAGGCACCGGCCAAGCAGCAGAACCTGCCCTCCATCATCGTGGCGCACGCCGCGAAACGCGATCTCGTGGACCGCATCATCGCGACAGGCACAATCCGCCCCGTGGACGAAATCTACGTCCAGCCGCTGGTTGACGGCCTGTCGATCGACACGCTGAATGCCGATATCGGCGACCGGGTGGAGGCCAATGCGGTTCTGGCCGTGCTGTCCTCTGACAGCCTTGTGCTGCAAAAGAGCCAGCTTGAGGCCAACAAGGCCAAGGCCGAAGCCTCCGTCACCCAGTCGAAAGCGCAGGTGCTGGAAGCACAGGCCAATCTCAACGATGCCCTACGCCAGCGTGACCGCGCCGCCAAGCTCGGCCAGAGCGGCTCCGGTTCGGTTTCGGAGACGGAAAAGACCGAAGCCGCCGCGCAAGTGGCGCAGGCCCGGCTGGAGGCAGCAAGACAGGCGGTGTCCGCCGGCGAGGCTGACATCAAGGTCGTCGCCGCGCAGATCGACGATATCGATCTGAAACTGACCCGCACCGGCGTGAAAACTCCTGTCGCCGGCATCGTCTCCGCCAAGAACGCGAAGGTCGGGGCCATTGCCAGCGGCGCCGGAAATCCGCTTTTCACCGTCATCAAGGATGGCGCGATCGAACTCGTCGCTGATCTCTCGGAAACCGATATCCAGAAGGTCAAGGCCGGTCAGAAAACCTATTTGACGGTTGCCGGCGGAGCCCAGAAAATAGAGGGCAAGGTGCGCCTCGTGTCGCCGACCGTCGATCCGACGACGCGCCTCGGTTCCGTACACGTGGTGCTGCCGGAAAACAGCCCGGCACGCTCAGGCATGTATGCCAGCGCCGAGATCATCGTCGAAGAGACGAACGCGCTTGCCCTGCCGCTATCGGCCGTTACCTCCGGACGCGAAGGCTCCACCACCCGCAGGGTGGAAGGCGATGTCGTCAAGCAGGTGAAGATCGAGACCGGCATAGAAGACAGCGGTTTCATCGAAATTGTCAGCGGCCTTACCGCTGGAGACAAGGTTGTCGAGAAAGCTGGAGCATTCGTGCGTGATGGTGACCGGATCCGACCGGTCGAAGCCCAGACGGCTGCGTCCAACTGA
- a CDS encoding efflux RND transporter permease subunit has product MNFSAWSIRNPIAPLLGFALLMILGMQAFKTLPITRFPNIDVPVVAVTVTQSGASPSELEMQVTKEIEDAVAAISGVDEIQSTVVDGQSTTTVVFRIEKPTEEAVQDTKDAIDKIRSDLPADIEVPVVSKIDVEGQAIQTFAVSSPNMTLEELSWFVDDTIKRSLQGQSGIGKVDRYGGADREVRVSLSPEKLDAYGITASEVNSQLRGTNIDLGSGRGQIGGNEQTIRTLGDTRDVTQLANTTIALSNGRFVKLSELGTVADTYQEQKSFSRFNGNPAVTFAVFRSKGASEVSVAETVAESLEKVRKDHPEVSIQMVDDAVYFTYGNYKAALDTLIEGAILAIIVVLLFLRNWRATLIAAVALPLSAIPTFWIMDIMGFSLNLVSFLALTLATGILVDDAIVEIENIARHIKMGKTPYRAALEAADEIGLAVIATSFTIIAVFVPVSFMPGIPGQYFIQFGLTVAFSVFFSLAVARLITPLMAAYLMRAEDAMDDHHDNDGRLMKAYTRMVSATTRKWWARYLTLIGAIGFLVASVILLAGVPGSFLPPDDASRVTLSVELPPNATLDETDRTTTEIFHAIRDINGVESVFILGGASPKGDLELRRATVNVILQHIDHSLLKVLVNKGLGSIPLIGQYLPKVEEKGRTRPQWDVERDIFAKVRTIPDVRIIKLNDRAERELSFNFLSSNEKDLNDAVGILESRLRASPILANVSSEGALPRPELQIRPRKDEIARLGITPQQISQTVRVATIGDIDAQLTKISLDDRQIPIRVQASIDTRRDLATIRALKIKTASGSLVPLYSVADIDYSEGPSSIKRNDRNRVVSIGSDVPFGTALDTSTAEFKRIVEETKLPASVRLAESGDAKVQGEMQQGFVNAMVLGLLLVLVVLILLFKDVIQPFTILFSLPLAIGGVAVALIITQNALSMPVLIGILMLMGIVTKNAILLVDFAIEMRRHGMERVHAMIEAGRKRARPIIMTSIAMSAGMLPSALGVGEGGSFRAPMAIAVIGGIIVSTVLSLIVVPAFFLIMDDLSRLLAHLFGRFVGKKEEEEEALSNEKLSEIARENSLALSSLEARVAGMEKGSGDKSSDKGSNILRLPPLAAE; this is encoded by the coding sequence ATGAACTTCTCCGCATGGTCAATCCGTAACCCGATTGCGCCGCTTCTCGGCTTCGCGCTTTTGATGATCCTCGGCATGCAGGCCTTCAAGACCCTGCCGATCACCCGTTTTCCGAATATCGACGTTCCTGTCGTTGCCGTCACCGTGACCCAGAGCGGCGCTTCGCCCTCCGAGCTGGAAATGCAGGTGACGAAGGAAATCGAAGACGCTGTCGCCGCCATCAGTGGCGTCGATGAAATCCAGTCCACCGTGGTCGACGGCCAGTCGACGACAACGGTCGTCTTCCGCATCGAAAAGCCGACGGAAGAGGCCGTTCAGGACACGAAGGACGCCATCGACAAGATCCGCAGCGATCTGCCGGCCGATATCGAAGTGCCTGTGGTCAGCAAGATCGACGTCGAAGGCCAGGCGATCCAGACCTTTGCCGTCTCTTCGCCGAACATGACGCTCGAAGAACTGTCCTGGTTCGTCGACGACACGATCAAGCGCTCGCTGCAGGGCCAGTCCGGCATCGGCAAGGTCGACCGTTACGGTGGTGCGGACCGCGAAGTGCGTGTTTCGCTCAGCCCCGAAAAACTCGATGCCTATGGCATTACCGCGAGCGAGGTGAACAGCCAGCTGCGCGGCACCAACATCGATCTCGGTTCCGGCCGCGGCCAGATCGGCGGCAATGAGCAGACGATCCGCACGCTCGGCGACACGCGCGACGTGACGCAGCTTGCCAACACCACCATCGCGCTCTCCAACGGCCGCTTCGTCAAGCTTTCCGAGCTGGGTACGGTGGCCGACACCTATCAGGAGCAGAAATCCTTCTCGCGGTTTAACGGCAATCCCGCCGTCACCTTCGCGGTGTTCCGCTCCAAGGGCGCAAGCGAAGTCTCGGTTGCCGAAACCGTGGCGGAAAGCCTCGAAAAGGTCCGCAAGGATCATCCGGAAGTCTCGATCCAGATGGTCGACGACGCCGTCTATTTCACCTATGGCAACTACAAGGCGGCGCTTGATACGCTGATCGAGGGCGCCATCCTCGCCATCATCGTCGTCCTGCTCTTCCTCCGGAACTGGCGCGCAACCCTGATTGCCGCCGTGGCGCTGCCGCTTTCCGCGATCCCGACCTTCTGGATCATGGACATCATGGGCTTCTCGCTCAACCTCGTCAGCTTCCTCGCGCTGACGCTCGCCACGGGTATTCTCGTGGACGACGCCATCGTGGAAATCGAGAACATCGCCCGCCATATCAAGATGGGCAAGACGCCCTATCGGGCAGCACTTGAAGCCGCCGACGAAATCGGTCTCGCCGTCATCGCCACCAGCTTCACCATCATTGCCGTCTTCGTGCCTGTCTCGTTCATGCCCGGCATTCCCGGTCAGTACTTCATCCAGTTCGGCTTGACGGTTGCCTTCTCGGTGTTCTTCTCACTGGCGGTGGCCCGCCTCATCACACCGCTGATGGCGGCCTATCTGATGCGCGCCGAAGACGCGATGGATGACCATCACGACAATGACGGCCGGCTGATGAAGGCCTATACGCGCATGGTTTCCGCCACCACCCGCAAGTGGTGGGCGCGGTACCTCACGCTCATCGGCGCCATCGGCTTCCTCGTTGCCTCCGTCATTCTTCTCGCCGGTGTTCCGGGCAGCTTCCTGCCGCCGGACGACGCCTCGCGTGTGACGCTTTCGGTGGAACTGCCGCCCAATGCCACACTGGATGAAACCGACCGGACGACGACCGAGATCTTCCATGCCATCCGTGACATCAACGGCGTGGAAAGCGTCTTCATTCTCGGCGGCGCTTCGCCCAAGGGCGATCTGGAACTTCGCCGCGCCACCGTCAACGTCATCCTCCAGCATATCGACCACTCGCTGCTGAAGGTGCTGGTCAACAAGGGTCTGGGCTCCATTCCGCTCATCGGCCAATATCTTCCGAAGGTGGAAGAAAAGGGCCGCACACGTCCGCAATGGGATGTGGAACGGGATATCTTCGCCAAGGTCCGCACCATCCCGGATGTCCGCATCATCAAGCTGAACGACCGTGCGGAACGCGAACTGAGCTTCAACTTCCTGTCGTCGAACGAGAAGGACCTGAACGACGCCGTCGGCATTCTCGAAAGCCGCCTGCGCGCCTCGCCCATCCTTGCCAATGTCAGCTCGGAAGGCGCCTTGCCGCGTCCGGAACTGCAGATCCGCCCGCGCAAGGATGAAATCGCCCGCCTCGGCATCACGCCGCAGCAGATTTCGCAGACGGTTCGCGTCGCCACCATCGGCGATATCGACGCCCAGCTGACGAAGATCTCGCTGGATGACCGGCAGATTCCGATCCGCGTGCAGGCATCCATCGATACCCGCCGCGATCTTGCCACCATCCGCGCCCTGAAGATCAAGACCGCATCCGGGTCGCTGGTGCCGCTCTACAGCGTCGCCGATATCGACTATTCGGAAGGTCCGAGCTCGATCAAGCGCAATGACCGCAACCGCGTCGTCTCAATCGGCTCCGACGTGCCATTCGGCACGGCGCTCGATACCTCGACGGCCGAATTCAAGCGGATCGTCGAGGAAACCAAGCTGCCGGCAAGCGTGCGCCTGGCGGAAAGCGGCGACGCCAAGGTGCAGGGCGAAATGCAGCAGGGCTTCGTCAACGCCATGGTGCTTGGCCTGCTCCTGGTGCTGGTGGTGCTCATCCTGCTGTTCAAGGATGTCATCCAGCCCTTCACCATCCTGTTCTCGCTGCCGCTCGCCATCGGCGGCGTGGCCGTCGCGCTCATCATCACCCAGAACGCGCTGTCCATGCCGGTTCTCATCGGTATCCTGATGCTGATGGGCATCGTGACGAAGAACGCCATCCTTCTGGTAGACTTCGCCATCGAAATGCGCCGTCATGGCATGGAACGGGTCCACGCCATGATCGAGGCCGGCCGCAAGCGCGCCCGCCCGATCATCATGACCTCCATCGCCATGTCGGCAGGCATGTTGCCTTCGGCACTCGGCGTCGGCGAAGGCGGCTCGTTCCGCGCGCCGATGGCAATCGCGGTCATCGGTGGCATCATCGTCTCGACCGTGCTGTCGCTGATCGTGGTTCCGGCCTTCTTCCTGATCATGGACGACCTGTCGCGCCTGCTCGCCCACCTCTTCGGCCGTTTCGTCGGCAAGAAGGAAGAGGAGGAAGAGGCTCTCTCCAACGAGAAACTCTCGGAGATCGCCCGCGAAAACAGCCTGGCGCTCTCCTCGCTGGAGGCCCGGGTCGCCGGCATGGAAAAGGGCTCGGGAGACAAATCCAGCGACAAGGGCAGCAATATCTTGCGGCTGCCGCCGCTTGCTGCGGAGTGA